The following are encoded in a window of Streptomyces sp. 11x1 genomic DNA:
- a CDS encoding L-threonylcarbamoyladenylate synthase gives MARRYDTNDATDRATGLREAASAIRRGELVVLPTDTVYGIGADAFTSEAVADLLEAKGRGRNMPTPVLIGSPNTLHGLVTDFSEMAWELVDAFWPGALTLVAKHQPSLQWDLGDTRGTVAVRMPLHPVAIELLTEVGPMAVSSANLTGHPAPENCDAAEAMLGDSVSVYLDGGPTPSNEPSSIVDVTGKVPVLLRAGALSAEELRKVVPDLEVAN, from the coding sequence ATGGCACGGCGATACGACACCAACGACGCGACCGACCGCGCCACCGGTCTGCGCGAGGCCGCGTCCGCCATTCGCCGGGGCGAACTCGTGGTGCTGCCGACGGACACCGTGTACGGCATCGGCGCGGACGCCTTCACGTCGGAGGCCGTGGCCGACCTGCTGGAGGCCAAGGGCCGGGGGCGCAACATGCCCACGCCCGTGCTCATCGGCTCCCCGAACACCCTGCACGGCCTCGTCACGGACTTCTCCGAGATGGCCTGGGAGCTCGTCGACGCGTTCTGGCCGGGCGCGCTCACGCTCGTCGCCAAGCACCAGCCGTCGTTGCAGTGGGACCTCGGCGACACCCGGGGCACCGTCGCCGTGCGCATGCCGCTGCACCCGGTCGCGATCGAGCTGCTGACCGAGGTCGGCCCCATGGCGGTCTCCTCGGCCAACCTGACCGGTCACCCGGCGCCGGAGAACTGCGACGCCGCCGAGGCGATGCTCGGCGACTCCGTCTCCGTCTACCTGGACGGCGGGCCGACCCCGAGCAACGAACCGTCGTCGATCGTCGATGTCACGGGCAAGGTGCCGGTGCTGCTGCGTGCCGGGGCCCTGTCGGCGGAGGAGCTCCGCAAGGTCGTACCCGACCTTGAGGTGGCGAATTGA